A window of the Virgibacillus pantothenticus genome harbors these coding sequences:
- a CDS encoding rhomboid family intramembrane serine protease — MFIRHERSIKEFMQSYPIVSTLVIVHLGLWLVINLLQLPFGIWLYQLGSGSNYWVEQGEYWRLISPIFLHVDLMHALFNSFSLVLFGPALEQMLGRTKFILGYLFAGIFGNLGTYFVEDLYYNHVGASGAIFGLFGIYIFMVLFRKHLIDQISSQMVTTILIIGLVMTFFNPGINVSGHVFGFLGGFIIAPVILAGANSYNPWAAIARRNRYRDDDDIQFDPNRWNKKRLPRSFTKNIWWIILGVLVLLGLFSRLF; from the coding sequence ATGTTTATAAGACATGAAAGAAGTATCAAAGAATTTATGCAATCCTATCCAATCGTTTCCACGCTTGTAATCGTTCACTTAGGTTTATGGCTAGTGATTAATCTTTTACAATTACCGTTTGGTATATGGCTTTACCAGTTAGGGAGTGGAAGTAATTATTGGGTTGAGCAAGGTGAATATTGGCGATTGATTTCCCCGATATTTCTCCATGTTGATTTAATGCATGCACTGTTTAACTCCTTCTCCCTTGTTCTATTTGGTCCTGCTTTAGAACAAATGCTTGGGAGAACCAAATTTATCCTTGGCTACCTTTTTGCTGGCATATTCGGAAATCTAGGGACTTATTTCGTGGAAGATTTATACTATAACCATGTAGGAGCATCAGGGGCAATCTTTGGACTGTTCGGCATCTATATTTTTATGGTGTTATTTCGAAAACACCTTATCGACCAAATTAGTTCGCAAATGGTTACTACTATTTTAATTATTGGTCTAGTCATGACATTCTTCAATCCAGGCATCAATGTTTCCGGCCATGTTTTTGGTTTCCTCGGCGGTTTTATCATAGCACCCGTTATTTTAGCAGGTGCAAATAGCTATAATCCGTGGGCAGCCATTGCAAGACGCAACCGTTACAGAGATGATGATGATATCCAATTTGACCCAAACCGCTGGAACAAAAAACGTCTCCCACGCTCCTTCACTAAAAATATTTGGTGGATTATTTTAGGAGTTCTAGTTTTGCTTGGCTTATTTAGCCGCCTATTTTAA
- the acpS gene encoding holo-ACP synthase: MIKGIGIDIIELERIKQSIKNNGRFIERILTPAEREGYRLLTSDKRKVEYVAGRFAAKEAFAKAAGTGIGKLSFQDIEVTKLENGSPVLNVKGFESVAIFVSISHAKHYAVAQVVLEAQS, from the coding sequence ATGATTAAAGGAATTGGTATTGATATTATTGAACTGGAACGCATTAAACAGAGCATAAAGAACAATGGACGCTTTATAGAACGGATTTTAACGCCTGCAGAGAGAGAAGGTTATAGATTATTAACGAGTGACAAAAGGAAGGTAGAATATGTTGCTGGGAGATTTGCAGCAAAGGAAGCATTTGCTAAAGCTGCTGGTACTGGCATCGGTAAGCTCTCGTTTCAGGATATAGAAGTAACAAAACTGGAGAATGGATCTCCTGTGTTAAATGTAAAAGGATTTGAATCGGTTGCCATATTTGTATCGATCTCCCACGCAAAGCATTATGCTGTAGCCCAGGTTGTTCTAGAAGCGCAATCATAG
- a CDS encoding LacI family DNA-binding transcriptional regulator has translation MTNIHDIAKLAGVSVSTVSRVLNNYKYVSEEKRLKVKQIIKELNYTPNNNAIDLIRGETKRIGVIIPYNNNQAFDQMLHGILNKSSELDFSVTVLPSKYNKKRELEYLAMLKSKQLDALIITSKANHWDKIIPFTQYGTIISCEYTEREEIGCAYVDRFASYLEVFQMLKQKGHQRIAFTTARGNESISTKQTINAYQNVIGEMYQKFHIGNCFCLEDGYKAAEILLNQKNRPTAIYANGDEVAGGIFQYCQYNKLQIPEEVAIVGQENQPIGEVLGITTVNHRLSALGAQAFELAVNRTLDKIEIPYEIIQRSST, from the coding sequence ATGACGAACATTCATGATATAGCAAAATTAGCCGGTGTCTCTGTTTCAACGGTTTCAAGAGTATTAAATAATTATAAGTATGTTTCAGAAGAGAAAAGATTAAAGGTGAAACAGATTATCAAAGAGCTTAATTATACACCTAACAATAACGCTATTGATTTAATACGTGGGGAAACAAAAAGAATAGGTGTTATTATCCCCTATAACAATAATCAAGCATTTGATCAAATGCTTCATGGTATTCTAAACAAATCCAGTGAGTTAGATTTTTCGGTAACTGTACTTCCTTCTAAGTATAATAAAAAAAGAGAACTGGAATATTTGGCTATGCTGAAAAGCAAACAATTAGATGCTCTCATCATAACGTCAAAAGCAAATCATTGGGACAAAATTATCCCCTTTACACAATACGGAACAATTATTTCTTGTGAATACACGGAAAGAGAGGAAATAGGTTGTGCTTATGTAGACCGTTTCGCCTCATACTTAGAAGTATTTCAAATGCTGAAACAGAAAGGGCATCAAAGAATTGCCTTTACGACGGCAAGGGGAAATGAAAGTATAAGTACAAAACAGACAATCAACGCTTATCAGAACGTTATTGGAGAAATGTATCAAAAATTTCACATTGGAAATTGCTTTTGCTTAGAAGATGGTTACAAAGCTGCAGAAATACTTTTGAATCAAAAGAACCGACCTACAGCAATCTACGCTAATGGCGATGAAGTAGCAGGGGGAATTTTCCAATATTGTCAGTATAACAAACTGCAAATTCCCGAAGAGGTTGCAATTGTAGGGCAAGAAAATCAACCAATTGGAGAAGTCTTAGGAATTACAACAGTTAACCACCGACTTTCAGCTTTAGGAGCGCAGGCCTTTGAGCTTGCTGTAAACCGAACATTAGATAAAATAGAAATCCCTTATGAAATAATCCAACGGTCCTCTACATGA